The Thunnus thynnus chromosome 22, fThuThy2.1, whole genome shotgun sequence genome includes a window with the following:
- the haus4 gene encoding HAUS augmin-like complex subunit 4, translating to MSAAPESTNVSSLGKGDSLHQQVLASFPLCDMTEEDLTQNPQFCKLLATLAQHVDQTGLTVPLKTELDKAEQRLQGQRRLWLRSESLHKGLQEMIQDHCVRKQHTTVPPDQNMFYATMEKCLLVAQCVRQLDPSSTTNQDQPSVLGLNPQQVMELMPLEKNVKRMKQSLPRELEKHLKKKCLSLLSYCQPECENESEGLKNSKLSHLSAQLDKEKKRAESLKEICQENTVLLQRQVQLYLSELTKCIQLLQSLILDHRLRIQADLDRKKLDYYESKCELLIQKIKTEMVEIQLDTYTADSISAHRKIRGKLESELKDCQVEKQSMELKLASFEILGKEFEALAEEYCKIRQEIEVKNWALKELTKYNNK from the exons ATGTCTGCTGCTCCAGAGTCTACAAACGTTTCATCGCTTGGGAAGGGAGACAGTTTGCATCAACAGG TTCTCGCCTCCTTCCCACTGTGTGACATGACAGAGGAGGACCTGACCCAGAACCCTCAGTTCTGTAAACTCCTGGCCACCCTGGCACAACATGTGGACCAAACTGGACTCACTGTCCCACTGAAAACAGAGCTGGACAAG GCTGAGCAGAGGCTGCAGGGCCAGAGGCGTCTCTGGCTGCGATCTGAGAGCCTCCACAAAGGGCTGCAAGAGATGATCCAGGACCACTGTGTCAGGAAGCAACATACCACCGTACCCCCTGACCAGAACATG TTCTATGCGACGATGGAGAAGTGTCTCTTGGTGGCTCAGTGTGTCAGACAGCTGGATCCCAGTAGCACTACCAACCAGGACCAGCCCTCTGTTCTGGGCCTAAACCCCCAACAGGTGATGGAGCTCATGCCATTAGAGAAG AATGTGAAAAGAATGAAACAGAGTCTACCCAGAGAGCTGGAGAAACATCTCAAGAAAAAGTGTCTGAGCCTCCTCTCCTACTGCCAACCTGAATGTG AGAATGAGAGTGAGGGTCTGAAGAACAGCAAGTTGTCTCATCTGTCTGCCCAACTggacaaagagaagaaaagagcgGAGAGTTTAAAGGAGATCTGCCAGGAAAACACAGTCCTGCTGCAAAGACAGGTGCAGCTCTACCTCTCT GAGCTGACTAAATGTATTCAGCTTCTGCAGTCTCTCATCTTGGACCACAGACTGAGGATCCAGGCAGACTTGGACAGGAAGAAGTTGGACTACTATGAAAGCAAATGTGAATTACTCATACAGAAGATCAA GACCGAGATGGTGGAAATCCAGCTGGACACGTACACAGCCGACTCAATATCTGCTCATAGAAAAATAAG GGGGAAGCTGGAGTCTGAGCTAAAGGACTGTCAGGTGGAGAAGCAGTCTATGGAGTTAAAACTAGCCTCCTTTGAGATCTTGGGAAAGGAATTTGAGGCCCTCGCCGAGGAGTACTGCAAAATAAGACAGGAGATAGAAGTGAAAAACTGGGCTCTGAAGGAACTCACCAAGTACAATAACAAATGA